ACAAGTTCTttaaaactagatcccatatgaacatgttttgatgatttttttttcaaaagcaACTTTGATGCTAGATGGGGCAAGTTTAGTTCTAAACATGAGCAACTTTGATGCTAGAAGAATTTCACCAATGTATAAGTGAATTGCGCCTAGTAGCCTCCTACTTAGTTGTGTGCAATAGTGTAATTGGTGGTTACCATGGTTGCTTAGTTTCATACATCAAAAACTAAGTTCTACATAGTTCAGTTGCCTACCATACTGTGAAAGTTTCTCACCGTGAAGTGGGAAGTTTTCTAACATGGTTTCCAAATTCTCTAACTCATAAACCAACAATTTGCCTACGTCGATACGACGTTGCCTACGAGTGATCCCTAATTGCTTAAAATACTATAAAAGTTGTCCATCAGAGGACCTAAGATGCCAACACTACCGAGTGCGTGGCTGTTGGCTAGCCAGGTCGCGGGTGTTAGATAAGAAGTTGCATAGGGGGTAACCAGAAGTTTCATAGGAGGCAGATCAGACAATTGCCCACAAGCCTACATAAATTCTTAATTTTCAGTCGAGTTGCCTGTAAAAATCGTTGAAATCTTCAGATATAATGATGAAAACACACATGAGTTGCCTAGCCAGGTCACGACAAGCTCTTCAAAACTAAACCCCACATGGATAtgtttctttaaaaaaaatcaaagcAACTTTTATGCTAGATGAGGCAACTTTAGTGCCAAATAGAAGCAACTTCACTCCATTAAAAATAACTAATTAgcaacaataaaaaactaactaaTAATACGTAACAACTTCGAAACAGAGCTAGATAACATCACAACATCATCATAAGCAACTTTCCTTCTACAAGAGGCAACTTTAGTGCTAAAAGCAGACAACTTCACTACATTTCGTGTCCTAGTTAAATTTGTCTATAATTTGGCTGTGTGCATCAAGAGATGCAGAGGCCAGGGGTATTCctctttttcaaaaaaaaaacaattttGTCTAATATTCTCCTAACTTCCTCACTAGTACATCCAACTTGCCTATTTGTTCATGCTTGTATGTCATTGTTTCTAAATTGCGTGTAATACTATGAAGTCATCTATCAGTGATGCTCCTGTGTCTGCTATTGCTATTTATGGTAGGCTAACATGATGGTGAATCTAAACCACTTCAGAGTGTTTGTAGGCAACTTAGAAAAACAATATTATAAATAACTTCGTAATATTGTAAGCAACTATTTTTGCAAAGTTAGGCAACTGAGCAGCAATTGTAGGCAACTAATTACCAATAGCAGCAACTAGGCATCAATAGTAGGCAATTTATAGCATTAATAGGCAATTGAACATCAACAGTAGGCCACTGACCATCAACAATTGGCAATTGAGCAACCATGACACGCAAATTGGGACAATCATAGCAAAATTCACAGATATACATAGTGCAGCGAAGTTGCTTTGTATATAGCACTAAAGAAACCttatgttttgtgtgattttCTTGTTTTTACACAAACCAACCTAATAGTCAGTCCTACTAGGCCAAAAAGAAGAAGTTGCTTTCCTATAGCACTATAGTTGCCTCCATTGCACCCAAAGTTGCTCTCAAAAAAAGTTTGAGGAAACCTACTCATATGGGATCTTGTTTTGAAGAACTCATCATGATGAACCTGACGGTGAAAACGGAACTAGATTTTGAAGCTTGAATCAAAAGTTATGGCTTTTATGACTTTTTAAACCCCAAATAAATGCACGTGAGGACAAGATCTAGGCCGATTCTAGCAGTATCCATGTGCGCCACGGGATGTGGCTAAGCAATTTCCTTTTATAGTCTAGCAGCTGGACACAAGGACACATACCTACTATATATGAAGGTGCGCTCTAAACAACGAACGAGCGTAGCTGCGCTTCCTAGCCATGTCCTTCAAAAAAATACAGCACATAAAACTCTCTGTACTAGAGGTCACAAATAACAAGTGCCATGGTGATAACACAGTATGTGATTGTAGGACTGGACATATTTTTTTACTCACCCAGAATCGGACTATGGCTGTACATCTCTCTGTACATTTTACTCAGCTAAACTACATCCACGAGCAGCTTTGCGATCATCCCAAGCCTTCAAGACGCCTTGAATGCGCTCCCAGCTCAGCTTGTCTTCCTCATGCCTAGCCTTAAGAACACCAGTGAGCTTCCTTATCTCATCTTGGAGCTTGGCGACGTCACTCTTGCTTTTCTTTGCTTCAGCTTGATTCCTCTGCGTGAGAGTTGCTATCTGCTGCTTGTACGTGGCTTCATCTTCGTTCTTCTTTCGAAGCTGCTCCTGCAAAAGAGCGTTGGCCTGCCTCTCCTTGACAAGCTCCTCCTCCAAGTGAGCTCTGGACTGGGCTTCTTGGTCAAGCTGCTCCATCAGCTGTTGGAGATGTAACGTCAGGCGTGTAGCGGGCATCAGCGATGAACGTCGGCAACTCTCGCGCTGCTTCAACGAGCTGGTTGATCTGAAACCAGAAACAAAGTACGCATAGAGGAAGGGGATCGGATCgggaggcgacggcgacggcggcggcggcggaaacGAACCGCTCGGATGCCATATGGTCCCGTTTAGGCGACCTGGGCCTTGTTAGGCCGCCAACAGCTAACCAGCGACCTGGGCCCTGGGAGGGAAGCACCGTTTCGCAACTAGGTCGGGATCATCTCGTCCCCTCAAAATTTACTTAAAAAAAACTCCCGGCTTGTGCTGGCTAAAGATGACCACCGAGCCTTCCACTTCCGCGACgacctccaccgccgccgccttaGCAGGCGACGCTAATGGCACGGAGCCATGGAGCGCCCGGGTGCGCACCTTGTCGCGCCTCGGCCGGCACCGGGAGGTCCTAGCCCTGCTACGCGGCGGCgacccctcgccgccgccgcacgccctTGCGCTACCAGCCGCGGTCATCTCTTGCACGGCGCTATCCCTGGTCTCCGGCGTCGCCCAGATACAGGCACTCGGTCACAAGCGCGGCCTGCTCCCTTCCTCCGACGCCTACCTCCTCTCCTCGCTGCTCTCCTCCTACTCCCGCCTCGGCCTGCTCCCACGCGCCCACCAACTCCTCGACGAAATGCCCCTCGCGTCCACGCCTCCCACCACGCTCCGCACCGCCTTCAACTCCCTCATCTCCGGATGCGCGCTGCACGCGCTCCCGGCCGCCTGCTTCGCCCTCTTCCGCCGCATGCGGGCGGCCGGCGCCCCCTTCGACGCCGTCACGCTCATGACGCTGCTCCCTGCCGCTCCTCATAGCCTCGTGCCGCAGCTCCATGCCCTCGCGGGGAAAGCAGGGCTGGCCGCCGAGACAAACGTGGCCAACTGCCTCATATCAGCGTACGCGCGCCGCGGCGCTGGCCTTGCCCGGCAGGTCTTTGACGAGATGCCATTGACCTCCCGTGACATTGTCTCGTGGAACGCCGTGCTCTCGGCCCACGCGCAGAATGGCCTCGCGGTGGACGCCCTTGATCTCTACAGCCGCATGTGTGGCCACGATGGCAGTGGTGTGGAGCCGGACGCCGTGACGCTCGTGGGCGTACTCTCCTCATGTGCCCACCTTGGAGCGCGCGGTGTAGGCCTGGGTGTCGAACGCTACATGCAGGAGAGACTCCCAGGCTTCCGCGCCAACATGCAGCTCTGCAACTCTCTCATCAACTTCCATGCACGCTGCGGCAGTTTGCCCCAGGCACAGCGGCTGTTCAACGAAATGCCTAGGAAGAGCATTGTGTCTTGGACGGCACTGATCACTGGGTACGGCATGCACGGGCATGGCGATGTTGCTGTAAATCTCTTCCAGGCGATGGTGTCAGAAGGCATCCGGCCAGATAATGTCGCAATGGTCGGCCTCTTGTCGGCGTGCAGCCACGCTGGAATGTACGAGGAGGGGCGCAAGTACTTCTCAGCAATGGAGAGTACATACCAGTTGCGACCTACACTGGAGCACTATACCTGCATGGTGGACCTCCTTGGACGGGCCGGCCGTCTCAAGGAGGCGCAAGAACTCATTTCTTCAATGCCCATGCCAGCCGACGGTGCCGTGTGGGGTGCCCTTCTTGGGGCATGCAAGATACATAAGAATGTGGAGATAGGGGAGGAGGCTTTCGAGCATGTCATCAAGCTCGAACCGAGCAATGTGGGCTACTATGTGCTCATGGCGAACATATACACAGACACGGGACAACCGGATGGTGTAGTGAGGGTGCGGGCGATGATGAGGGAGCGCGGGCTCAAGAAGGAGCCTGGGTGCAGCTATgtcgaacacaaggggagggttCATCTCTTCATGGCTGACGACCACTCACATCCGCAGGCAAAGAGGATTTACGAGCTCGTGATTAAGCTTGAACAAATGGTGACGGAGAAAACAGATGGCACTGTGGAAAATGGGCAAGGCAGAGTGGACGAGGGGTACTCTGGGAAGATGGCTGCGCCGTTGATCGGCTTTCACAGTGAGAAGCTCGCTGTGGCCTTTGGTATGCTGAACACTGATGACAGTGAGATTGTGGTGATCAAGAACCTAAGGATATGCGGGGACTGCCACTCTTTCCTGAAGGCGGTCTCTGCAATTGTCAACCGAGCATTTCTCGTCAGGGACGCGAGCCGCTTCCATCGCTTCGAAGGTGGAGCATGCTCCTGCAAAGACTACTGGTGAAGAATTTGGTGCTGACTGTTAGGAGAAGGAAGATTTCACTCCGGATCTTCAGTACTCACTGCACTGGAACAGGCTTGGTGACTATGCTACTACTGTCCTTCCACTCCAGCTATGAGAAAAGTGGAGGGCTGGATCAACAGCGGGCAAAATGGACTCGCTGTTAGGTTGACCAGTACTCCCAGATCGAACAGGCTCCCATTTGTTTTGCATAATCC
The Aegilops tauschii subsp. strangulata cultivar AL8/78 chromosome 3, Aet v6.0, whole genome shotgun sequence genome window above contains:
- the LOC109771730 gene encoding putative pentatricopeptide repeat-containing protein At3g11460, mitochondrial — encoded protein: MTTEPSTSATTSTAAALAGDANGTEPWSARVRTLSRLGRHREVLALLRGGDPSPPPHALALPAAVISCTALSLVSGVAQIQALGHKRGLLPSSDAYLLSSLLSSYSRLGLLPRAHQLLDEMPLASTPPTTLRTAFNSLISGCALHALPAACFALFRRMRAAGAPFDAVTLMTLLPAAPHSLVPQLHALAGKAGLAAETNVANCLISAYARRGAGLARQVFDEMPLTSRDIVSWNAVLSAHAQNGLAVDALDLYSRMCGHDGSGVEPDAVTLVGVLSSCAHLGARGVGLGVERYMQERLPGFRANMQLCNSLINFHARCGSLPQAQRLFNEMPRKSIVSWTALITGYGMHGHGDVAVNLFQAMVSEGIRPDNVAMVGLLSACSHAGMYEEGRKYFSAMESTYQLRPTLEHYTCMVDLLGRAGRLKEAQELISSMPMPADGAVWGALLGACKIHKNVEIGEEAFEHVIKLEPSNVGYYVLMANIYTDTGQPDGVVRVRAMMRERGLKKEPGCSYVEHKGRVHLFMADDHSHPQAKRIYELVIKLEQMVTEKTDGTVENGQGRVDEGYSGKMAAPLIGFHSEKLAVAFGMLNTDDSEIVVIKNLRICGDCHSFLKAVSAIVNRAFLVRDASRFHRFEGGACSCKDYW